One window of the Chitinophaga niabensis genome contains the following:
- a CDS encoding transglutaminase-like domain-containing protein, which translates to MNETREINALFHLLDDPDQEVFDTVANKILLFGKEIIPNLEHLWETTYDESIQERIELLIHRVHYQDLQEAVRIWGNTGTQDLVQGAILAARYQYPDLAAQQVNTEIERIKRNIWLELNNYLTPLEQINVLNSMIYNYFGLKGEEVSYQRKNQFFLNQVMEAKKGNPITNGIIYQSLCSMLDLPVYAVNIPRQFILAYFDTFYDFTEPTDPGDYRILFFIDPIQGQIYTQQDVETYFKRVNVPQLPEYYKPMSNQRIIQFLMSELAKCFRNDKEQYKFDELNNLSQILE; encoded by the coding sequence TTGAACGAGACCAGGGAAATAAACGCATTGTTCCATCTGCTGGATGATCCGGATCAGGAAGTATTTGATACGGTGGCCAACAAGATCCTTCTGTTCGGAAAAGAGATCATTCCGAACCTGGAGCATCTCTGGGAAACTACCTACGATGAGTCTATCCAGGAAAGAATAGAACTGCTCATTCACCGTGTTCATTACCAGGACCTGCAGGAGGCTGTACGTATCTGGGGGAATACCGGTACACAGGACCTGGTGCAGGGGGCTATCCTTGCGGCGCGTTATCAGTATCCGGACCTTGCTGCACAGCAGGTGAATACTGAAATAGAGCGTATCAAACGTAATATCTGGCTTGAATTAAATAACTACCTCACTCCGCTGGAGCAGATCAACGTGCTGAACAGCATGATCTATAATTATTTTGGATTAAAGGGCGAAGAGGTGTCCTATCAGCGTAAGAACCAGTTCTTCCTTAACCAGGTAATGGAGGCGAAGAAAGGGAATCCTATCACGAATGGCATTATCTATCAGAGCCTTTGTTCCATGCTGGACCTTCCTGTATATGCAGTGAATATTCCGCGGCAGTTTATCCTCGCTTATTTCGATACTTTCTACGATTTTACGGAGCCTACTGATCCGGGGGATTACAGGATACTCTTCTTTATTGACCCTATTCAGGGGCAGATCTATACACAGCAGGATGTGGAGACTTACTTTAAACGGGTGAACGTGCCGCAGTTGCCGGAGTACTATAAACCGATGAGCAATCAGCGGATCATTCAGTTTCTCATGTCTGAGCTGGCTAAGTGTTTCAGGAATGATAAGGAGCAGTATAAGTTTGATGAGCTGAATAATCTTTCGCAGATACTGGAATAA
- the topA gene encoding type I DNA topoisomerase has product MAKNLVIVESPAKAKTIEKILGKDFEVKSCFGHIRDLEKDDMGIDIQNSFKPKYIIPEDKEKVVKDLKKIAKDSDEVWLATDEDREGEAISWHLCEVLKLDPATTKRIVFHEITKPAIEKAVLNPRLLNMDLVNAQQARRILDRIVGFELSPVLWRKMSMRNSLSAGRVQSVAVRLIVEREREINSFTTTSTFKVEAFFLAKDITGKTITFKAEGPTKFKTADDAEKFLQQCVGAAYTVKDIQVKPGKKSPSAPFTTSTLQQEASRKLGYSVSKTMLLAQKLYESGQITYMRTDSVNLSETAMTDISNAIHKNYGERYYQSRKYKNKNENAQEAHEAIRPTYMENATVDDSDLKRLYELIWKRTIASQMSDAELEKTIAKIEISTNKEELTASGEVLKFDGFLKIYMEGQDDEDEADEDQEGVLPPLTVKQALELKEMKATERFTRPAPRYTEASLVKKLEELGIGRPSTYAPTITTVQKRGYVEKRDKEGVKRDVRILFLKKDQITKQTDQENTGAEKSKLFPTDLGMLVTDFLKQYFEKVMDYSFTANIEQQFDEIAHGKKVWNIMLDEFYNPFHHTVEETLEKAERVKGERLLGEDPATGKPVVARMGRFGPMVQIGKVEDEEKPRFAKLKQTQSIETISMEEAMDLFRLPRNLGLFEGTDVLVNIGRFGPYAQHDKKFYSLKKEMDPYSVELEEVAPLIAEKRTAKDERTIKVFEKEKIQVLKGPYGPYLKVGLRNFKIPKEKIDTAADLTVEEAKAIIEEIKANPPKKKAPARKKKAE; this is encoded by the coding sequence ATGGCTAAAAATCTTGTAATTGTTGAGTCCCCGGCAAAGGCAAAAACGATAGAAAAAATTTTAGGTAAAGACTTTGAGGTTAAATCTTGTTTCGGTCATATCCGGGATCTTGAAAAGGATGACATGGGTATTGATATTCAGAACAGCTTCAAACCCAAGTATATAATACCAGAAGATAAGGAAAAGGTTGTAAAGGACTTAAAAAAAATAGCTAAGGACTCCGATGAGGTTTGGTTGGCAACGGATGAGGACCGTGAAGGGGAAGCCATATCCTGGCACCTTTGCGAAGTACTCAAACTAGACCCTGCCACTACCAAACGCATTGTATTTCATGAGATTACGAAGCCTGCCATTGAAAAAGCCGTTCTGAATCCCCGCCTGCTGAACATGGATCTCGTGAACGCACAGCAAGCCCGCCGGATTCTTGACCGTATTGTTGGTTTTGAGCTATCGCCTGTATTATGGAGAAAGATGAGCATGCGCAATTCTCTTTCCGCCGGCCGTGTTCAATCTGTTGCCGTACGCCTGATCGTGGAAAGGGAAAGGGAGATCAATAGCTTTACTACTACCAGCACCTTTAAAGTGGAAGCTTTCTTCCTGGCGAAGGACATTACCGGGAAAACGATCACTTTTAAAGCGGAAGGACCTACCAAGTTCAAAACTGCGGATGACGCGGAAAAGTTCCTGCAACAATGTGTAGGTGCTGCGTATACCGTGAAAGACATACAGGTAAAACCGGGTAAGAAGAGCCCTTCAGCTCCTTTTACCACTTCTACCCTTCAACAGGAAGCCAGCCGGAAACTGGGTTACAGCGTTTCCAAAACCATGCTCCTGGCTCAGAAGCTTTATGAAAGCGGGCAGATCACCTACATGAGAACGGATTCCGTGAACCTCTCGGAAACCGCCATGACGGATATCAGTAACGCCATTCATAAAAATTATGGAGAACGTTACTATCAGTCCCGCAAATACAAGAACAAAAACGAGAATGCACAGGAAGCCCACGAAGCCATCCGTCCTACTTACATGGAGAACGCTACCGTGGACGATTCCGACCTCAAAAGATTATATGAACTGATCTGGAAACGGACCATCGCCAGCCAGATGAGTGATGCCGAACTGGAAAAAACTATCGCTAAAATTGAGATTTCCACTAATAAGGAAGAACTCACTGCCAGCGGTGAAGTGTTGAAGTTCGATGGGTTCCTGAAAATATACATGGAAGGCCAGGATGATGAGGATGAAGCGGATGAAGATCAGGAGGGTGTATTACCACCGCTCACGGTTAAACAGGCGCTGGAACTGAAGGAAATGAAAGCTACAGAACGTTTTACCCGTCCTGCTCCCCGTTATACGGAGGCCAGCCTGGTAAAGAAACTGGAAGAGCTGGGAATCGGCCGCCCGTCTACTTACGCACCCACCATTACTACTGTTCAGAAACGTGGTTATGTAGAAAAGCGTGATAAGGAAGGGGTGAAAAGGGATGTGCGCATCCTGTTCCTGAAAAAGGACCAGATCACCAAACAAACGGACCAGGAGAATACCGGTGCTGAGAAATCCAAGCTGTTCCCTACAGACCTTGGAATGCTGGTAACGGACTTCCTGAAACAATACTTCGAAAAGGTAATGGACTATAGCTTCACAGCCAACATTGAGCAGCAGTTTGATGAAATAGCCCATGGCAAGAAGGTATGGAACATCATGCTGGATGAGTTCTATAATCCTTTCCACCACACGGTGGAAGAAACACTGGAGAAAGCGGAAAGGGTGAAAGGAGAAAGGCTGCTGGGAGAAGATCCTGCCACCGGCAAACCGGTTGTAGCCCGTATGGGACGTTTTGGCCCCATGGTGCAGATCGGTAAAGTGGAAGATGAAGAGAAACCACGCTTCGCCAAATTAAAACAAACACAAAGCATTGAAACCATTAGCATGGAGGAAGCCATGGACCTGTTCCGCCTTCCGCGTAACCTGGGCCTCTTTGAAGGAACAGATGTGCTGGTGAATATTGGCCGTTTTGGTCCTTATGCCCAACATGACAAGAAATTCTATTCCCTGAAAAAGGAAATGGACCCTTATTCTGTAGAGCTGGAAGAAGTAGCGCCACTGATCGCTGAGAAACGTACGGCCAAGGATGAACGGACCATCAAGGTATTTGAGAAAGAAAAGATCCAGGTGCTGAAAGGACCTTATGGTCCTTATCTCAAAGTAGGACTGAGGAATTTTAAGATACCAAAGGAGAAGATAGATACAGCGGCAGACCTTACGGTGGAAGAGGCGAAAGCGATCATTGAAGAGATCAAAGCCAATCCTCCGAAAAAGAAAGCGCCTGCACGCAAGAAGAAAGCAGAATGA
- a CDS encoding geranylgeranylglycerol-phosphate geranylgeranyltransferase, with translation MTLLAAFFRMIRYPNLIYIALTQLLLQYCVVRPVLLNSGAEPSLTLPHFLMLTLSTILVAAAGYIINDYFDINIDLVNKPDKMVVDRIINRRWAMAWHTILNMAGVSLGFLVAFQIGQFYLGFVQVICTLLLWFYSTSFKRQVLIGNVVISILTALSVVVVGFYEKQIYSSFEAIMSFEGRKLIKIIGVYATFAFVLSMIREIVKDMEDMIGDSKDGCRTLPIVWGLKKTKRFTILLMVILQALLITIMIVTGLKEWYAAVAYIFVFVLVPFTFFVQKPFLTAYSPEQYHKISTWIKIVMLTGILSMIFFKIML, from the coding sequence ATGACTCTCCTCGCGGCTTTTTTCAGAATGATACGTTACCCGAACCTGATCTATATTGCACTGACGCAACTGTTACTGCAATATTGCGTGGTGCGGCCCGTATTATTAAATAGTGGTGCGGAGCCTTCCCTCACTCTCCCGCATTTCCTGATGTTAACCCTGTCTACCATACTGGTAGCAGCCGCCGGATATATCATCAATGATTATTTCGACATCAATATAGACCTCGTTAATAAACCGGATAAAATGGTGGTGGACAGGATCATCAACCGCCGCTGGGCCATGGCATGGCATACCATATTAAATATGGCCGGCGTATCGCTTGGTTTCCTGGTTGCTTTCCAGATCGGGCAGTTCTACCTTGGTTTTGTTCAGGTGATCTGTACCCTGCTCCTCTGGTTCTATTCCACTTCTTTCAAACGCCAGGTACTGATCGGCAACGTAGTGATCTCCATCCTCACTGCACTGAGTGTAGTAGTGGTAGGCTTTTATGAAAAGCAGATCTATTCCAGCTTTGAAGCCATCATGTCCTTCGAGGGCAGAAAGCTTATTAAGATCATTGGCGTATACGCCACCTTTGCTTTCGTATTATCCATGATCCGCGAGATCGTGAAAGATATGGAAGACATGATAGGGGACAGTAAAGATGGTTGCCGCACATTACCCATTGTATGGGGATTGAAGAAAACAAAACGTTTTACCATTCTCCTCATGGTGATCCTGCAGGCCCTGCTGATCACTATCATGATCGTCACAGGCCTGAAGGAATGGTATGCAGCTGTTGCCTACATCTTCGTTTTCGTACTCGTACCCTTTACGTTTTTTGTGCAGAAACCATTTCTCACGGCCTATTCGCCGGAACAATATCATAAGATCAGTACCTGGATCAAGATCGTTATGCTCACAGGTATCCTTTCCATGATCTTCTTTAAAATCATGTTATAA
- the plsY gene encoding glycerol-3-phosphate 1-O-acyltransferase PlsY translates to MTELLLLIGAYLIGSFATAVWVSKGVYGMDIREHGSGNAGATNTFRVLGPKAGTFVMLVDMFKGVLAVRLSYLLPIYNEPDQITQLVNLQVGLGLAAVVGHIFPIWAGFRGGKGIATLFGMVLAIQPLVALCCVGVFLMILFLTRYVSLSSIIASIAFPVLILFIFREKEVFYRIFAIAVALMVVLTHQKNIARLLTGSESKVPLFKNRKNKHDRA, encoded by the coding sequence ATGACTGAATTATTGCTACTAATAGGTGCCTATCTTATTGGCTCTTTTGCCACCGCTGTATGGGTGAGTAAGGGAGTTTATGGAATGGATATTCGCGAACACGGTTCCGGTAATGCCGGTGCCACCAACACATTCCGTGTACTCGGCCCTAAAGCCGGTACTTTCGTAATGCTCGTGGATATGTTTAAAGGTGTATTAGCCGTAAGATTATCTTATTTATTACCTATTTACAACGAACCGGATCAGATTACGCAATTAGTGAACCTCCAGGTAGGTTTAGGCCTTGCCGCCGTAGTGGGTCATATCTTCCCCATCTGGGCAGGTTTCCGTGGCGGTAAAGGTATTGCCACCCTCTTTGGTATGGTGCTCGCCATTCAGCCCTTAGTGGCCTTGTGTTGCGTAGGCGTATTCCTCATGATCCTTTTCCTCACCAGGTACGTTTCTTTAAGTTCTATTATTGCCAGTATCGCATTCCCAGTGCTGATACTTTTCATATTCCGTGAAAAAGAGGTATTCTATCGCATCTTCGCCATAGCTGTTGCTTTGATGGTGGTATTAACCCACCAGAAGAACATTGCCAGGTTACTCACCGGCAGTGAAAGCAAAGTACCCCTGTTCAAGAATCGCAAAAACAAGCACGACAGAGCGTAG
- a CDS encoding KdsC family phosphatase, with the protein MEKQMNVLEQFRHIRTFVFDVDGVLTDGTVQLLPNGEQSRRMNIRDGYALQLAVKKGYRIAVISGGRSESVITRLNGLGITDIFTGVNNKQEKLEDYALEHDLRWEEVLFMGDDIPDYRAMQLCGLPVCPGDAAPEIKSISKYISPVAGGQGCVRDVIEKVLKLNDHWTMDEGVPSR; encoded by the coding sequence ATGGAAAAACAGATGAATGTATTGGAACAATTCAGGCACATCCGCACCTTCGTATTCGATGTGGATGGTGTACTGACAGACGGAACGGTACAACTGCTCCCTAATGGGGAACAAAGCCGCAGAATGAATATCCGGGATGGTTATGCCCTGCAGCTTGCGGTTAAAAAAGGCTATCGCATAGCCGTTATTTCCGGCGGACGTTCTGAAAGTGTAATAACACGCCTTAACGGCTTAGGCATCACAGACATTTTCACCGGCGTGAACAATAAACAGGAGAAACTGGAAGATTATGCCCTTGAGCATGACCTGCGCTGGGAAGAAGTACTGTTCATGGGAGACGATATTCCGGATTACAGGGCCATGCAGTTATGTGGTTTGCCGGTTTGCCCCGGAGATGCTGCACCGGAGATCAAAAGTATCAGTAAATATATTTCCCCTGTTGCCGGCGGCCAGGGTTGTGTGCGGGATGTGATTGAAAAAGTACTGAAACTCAACGATCACTGGACAATGGATGAAGGGGTACCATCAAGATAG
- a CDS encoding M48 family metallopeptidase, translating into MKKIALLFVAGTGLLYACTRVPITGRSQLNLIPESTIQSMALQEYQTFLSQNKTISPTGSKDAEMVRRVGGRIAQAVTTYMAQNNLGNEVANYKWEFNLVNDKQVNAWCMPGGKVVVYTGLLPVTQNETALACVMGHEIAHAIARHGNERMSQGLVAQGIQVAGAVALNKNPQAQNIFMQAFNVGGPLGLMAYGRQNELEADHLGLIFMAMAGYNPQEAVPFWTRMASTGGQKPPELLSTHPSDDRRIAQLQKLMPEAMKYYRTQR; encoded by the coding sequence ATGAAAAAAATTGCATTGTTATTTGTAGCCGGTACAGGTCTGCTATATGCATGTACCCGTGTACCGATTACCGGCCGTAGCCAGTTAAACCTCATCCCTGAAAGCACCATACAATCCATGGCTTTGCAGGAGTATCAGACCTTTCTTTCTCAGAATAAAACTATTTCTCCTACCGGCAGCAAGGATGCTGAAATGGTAAGGAGGGTAGGAGGCCGCATTGCTCAGGCCGTAACCACTTATATGGCGCAGAACAACCTGGGTAATGAAGTGGCTAACTACAAATGGGAATTCAATCTCGTGAACGATAAACAGGTGAACGCCTGGTGTATGCCCGGCGGCAAGGTGGTTGTATATACCGGCCTCTTACCCGTAACGCAGAACGAAACCGCGCTCGCTTGCGTAATGGGCCACGAAATAGCCCATGCCATTGCCCGCCATGGTAATGAACGCATGAGCCAGGGACTCGTAGCCCAGGGGATCCAGGTAGCAGGTGCCGTAGCCTTGAACAAAAACCCCCAGGCCCAGAACATCTTCATGCAGGCATTTAACGTAGGGGGCCCCCTCGGCCTCATGGCCTATGGCCGCCAAAATGAGCTGGAAGCAGACCATCTCGGCCTGATCTTCATGGCCATGGCAGGTTACAATCCGCAGGAAGCCGTTCCCTTCTGGACGCGTATGGCCAGTACAGGCGGTCAAAAACCACCCGAACTGCTCAGCACGCACCCCAGCGATGATCGCCGTATCGCCCAATTACAAAAACTGATGCCCGAAGCCATGAAGTACTACCGTACCCAGCGCTAA
- a CDS encoding Maf family protein: MYAGKRVILASQSPRRRQLLEQAGIPFEVMVSDAEETFPPEMTLAEVPIHIARLKANAVSASFGEEDVVIAADTIVLLDKKIIGKPVDRTDAIKILSSLSGRIHEVITGVVIRFNGSEDAFSQTTEVHFKPLSREQIEYYVDHYQPFDKAGAYAIQEWIGAVGIDRINGCFYNVMGLPISQVAERLSRL, from the coding sequence ATGTACGCTGGTAAACGTGTGATCCTGGCATCGCAATCTCCGCGCCGCAGGCAGTTACTGGAACAGGCCGGTATTCCTTTTGAAGTGATGGTAAGCGATGCGGAAGAAACCTTCCCGCCGGAAATGACACTCGCTGAAGTGCCTATTCATATTGCCCGCCTGAAAGCCAATGCCGTCAGCGCATCTTTTGGGGAAGAAGATGTGGTTATTGCCGCAGATACTATTGTACTCCTGGATAAAAAGATCATCGGCAAACCAGTGGACAGAACGGATGCCATCAAGATCCTTTCCAGCTTAAGCGGACGTATACACGAAGTGATCACCGGGGTAGTGATCCGTTTCAATGGTTCGGAAGATGCCTTCTCCCAAACAACGGAAGTGCATTTCAAACCCCTCAGCCGGGAGCAGATCGAGTACTATGTGGATCATTATCAACCTTTTGATAAAGCCGGGGCCTATGCCATCCAGGAATGGATAGGGGCTGTGGGCATCGACCGCATCAATGGCTGCTTCTATAACGTAATGGGCCTCCCCATCAGCCAGGTGGCGGAACGGTTATCCAGATTATAA
- the prmA gene encoding 50S ribosomal protein L11 methyltransferase — MSHIAITVSAPSALKDILVAQLADAGYEGFEETADTLVAYIPATQFEENILLGILGSHGLDYTKETIAQANWNAVWESNFQPVLVDNFCGIRAGFHESLQGQVLHEIIITPKMSFGTGHHATTYSVIRLMENINIKGKKVFDFGTGTGILAILADQLGAAQADAIDNDSWAVDNAIENVVANGARNVRIWRADNLEAIADGTYDILLANINRNILLANMAHMKRIMKSDGLLILSGILQEDETVIVTAAEGQNLRLERKASRDNWLAISFLAV; from the coding sequence ATGTCACATATCGCGATCACGGTATCCGCTCCATCAGCTTTGAAAGACATTTTAGTGGCTCAACTGGCAGATGCGGGTTATGAAGGGTTTGAAGAAACGGCAGACACACTCGTTGCTTATATCCCTGCTACACAATTTGAAGAGAATATATTACTCGGTATTTTAGGAAGTCACGGGTTAGACTACACGAAAGAAACCATTGCACAGGCTAACTGGAATGCCGTATGGGAAAGCAACTTTCAGCCAGTATTGGTAGATAATTTTTGCGGTATCCGCGCCGGCTTTCATGAATCATTGCAGGGGCAGGTGTTACATGAGATCATCATCACACCAAAAATGTCCTTCGGCACAGGGCACCATGCCACAACATACTCTGTGATCAGGTTGATGGAAAACATCAACATCAAAGGAAAAAAGGTATTTGATTTTGGCACCGGCACCGGCATCCTGGCAATCCTTGCAGATCAACTGGGTGCAGCGCAGGCTGATGCCATCGACAATGATTCCTGGGCGGTGGATAATGCCATTGAGAATGTAGTAGCCAATGGTGCCAGGAATGTACGCATCTGGCGGGCAGATAACCTGGAGGCCATTGCAGACGGCACGTACGACATCCTCCTGGCCAATATCAACCGTAACATACTGCTGGCCAATATGGCCCACATGAAAAGAATTATGAAATCGGACGGATTATTGATTTTGAGTGGTATATTGCAAGAGGATGAAACAGTGATCGTTACAGCTGCCGAAGGCCAGAATCTGCGCCTGGAAAGGAAAGCATCGAGAGACAATTGGTTGGCCATATCCTTTTTAGCGGTGTAA
- a CDS encoding Rossmann-like and DUF2520 domain-containing protein, with protein MDIVIIGAGNVAHCFGHLMKLHGHHVTQVISRRKENARELAELLGGEYATDLLDINMEADVYLLAVTDSVIPELNDLLRLGRRIVVHTAGAVPMEAIARISTNVGVMYPLQSIRKEIKSYPAIPLILEGRNEEVLKRLHALAQSISPVTATMDSAQRLQMHLAAVFCNNFTNHLIALAKFYCEQEGRDFSLLAPIIRETFQRLDKYPPESVQTGPALRHDEQTMALHESILAQYPAMQQIYPMLSESIYQFHHAEK; from the coding sequence ATGGACATAGTTATTATAGGAGCTGGTAATGTGGCACACTGTTTTGGTCACCTGATGAAGTTACATGGTCACCACGTAACCCAGGTGATCAGCAGGCGGAAAGAAAATGCCCGGGAACTGGCTGAATTGCTGGGAGGAGAATACGCCACTGATCTGTTAGATATTAATATGGAGGCAGACGTTTACCTGCTGGCTGTAACTGATAGCGTTATTCCTGAATTGAACGACCTCCTGAGGCTTGGAAGAAGGATTGTGGTCCATACCGCCGGAGCAGTTCCCATGGAAGCCATTGCCCGCATTTCCACCAATGTGGGGGTCATGTATCCCCTGCAAAGTATCCGGAAGGAGATCAAAAGCTATCCCGCCATCCCCCTGATCCTGGAAGGCCGGAACGAGGAAGTATTAAAAAGGCTCCATGCCCTCGCGCAAAGCATTTCTCCCGTTACAGCGACCATGGACTCAGCCCAACGCCTCCAGATGCACCTGGCGGCTGTATTCTGTAATAACTTCACCAACCACCTCATTGCCCTCGCTAAATTCTATTGTGAACAGGAAGGAAGGGATTTTTCACTGCTGGCTCCCATTATCCGGGAAACTTTCCAGCGGCTGGATAAATATCCGCCGGAATCTGTACAGACCGGGCCGGCTTTAAGGCATGATGAACAGACCATGGCCCTTCATGAATCCATCCTGGCACAGTATCCTGCCATGCAGCAGATCTATCCCATGTTATCTGAAAGTATTTACCAGTTCCACCACGCAGAAAAATAG
- a CDS encoding homoserine dehydrogenase: protein MEKKNINLGIFGFGCVGQGLYEVLNRTKGINARIKKICIKDPSKPRPIDMSYFTTDPNDILNDPTIDVVVELINETDAAFNIVSTALKNGKAVVSASKRMIAENLPALYQLQVENKVPFLYEASSCASIPIIRNLEEYYDNDLLNAVEGICNGSTNFILTKIFEENLSFETALQQAQDLGFAETDPTLDIEGYDPKFKIVILLLHAFGTFVKPENVYNFGISHLNDFDIQFARQRNCTIKLIGTCRRQNGHVNAYVLPHLIKEHNLLYDVYNEYNGILLESAFTDKQFFVGKGAGGTATGSAVLSDISALLYNYRYEYKKIKQSNQPAFTNDLQLQVYVRYSRPDQVDLTEFYNISEKYESPTYRYVVGTINLDKLKDAAWLKNKEVNLLVLEH, encoded by the coding sequence ATGGAAAAGAAGAACATTAATCTTGGCATTTTCGGATTTGGCTGTGTAGGCCAGGGCCTCTATGAAGTACTGAACCGAACAAAAGGTATCAACGCAAGGATCAAAAAGATCTGTATTAAAGACCCCAGTAAACCCCGTCCGATAGACATGAGCTATTTCACGACGGACCCTAACGATATCCTTAACGATCCTACTATCGATGTGGTAGTGGAATTGATCAACGAAACAGATGCTGCATTTAATATTGTAAGCACTGCCCTGAAAAATGGTAAAGCGGTGGTAAGTGCCAGCAAACGTATGATCGCAGAGAACCTGCCTGCGCTGTATCAGCTGCAGGTTGAGAACAAAGTTCCGTTCCTCTACGAAGCATCCAGCTGCGCGAGTATTCCCATCATCCGTAACCTGGAAGAATATTATGATAACGACCTGCTGAATGCAGTGGAAGGTATCTGCAACGGTTCCACCAACTTCATTCTCACCAAGATATTTGAAGAGAACCTGAGTTTTGAAACTGCCTTACAACAGGCACAGGACCTGGGTTTCGCAGAAACAGATCCTACACTGGATATTGAAGGATATGATCCTAAATTTAAGATCGTGATCCTGCTGCTGCATGCATTTGGTACGTTTGTGAAACCGGAGAATGTATACAACTTCGGTATCAGCCACCTGAATGATTTCGATATTCAGTTTGCGCGTCAGCGTAACTGTACCATCAAACTGATCGGTACCTGCCGCAGGCAGAACGGGCATGTGAATGCTTATGTATTACCGCATCTCATTAAAGAGCATAACCTGCTTTATGATGTGTATAATGAATACAATGGCATTCTGCTGGAAAGTGCTTTTACGGATAAACAGTTCTTCGTGGGTAAAGGTGCAGGTGGTACTGCTACCGGTAGTGCTGTACTGAGCGATATTTCTGCATTGCTGTATAACTACCGTTATGAGTATAAGAAGATCAAACAATCCAACCAGCCTGCTTTTACCAATGATCTTCAATTGCAGGTTTATGTGCGGTACAGCAGGCCAGACCAGGTTGATCTTACAGAGTTCTACAATATTTCGGAGAAGTATGAGTCGCCTACCTATCGTTATGTGGTGGGGACTATCAATCTTGATAAATTAAAAGATGCTGCGTGGTTGAAGAATAAAGAAGTGAATTTGCTGGTGTTGGAACATTAG